One part of the Drosophila teissieri strain GT53w chromosome 3R, Prin_Dtei_1.1, whole genome shotgun sequence genome encodes these proteins:
- the LOC122620214 gene encoding NAD-dependent protein deacetylase Sirt2: MSDSEKKTEEHPTTSSNSSSSDEEDAPDATMDMIRRFFANTLSLGGSTDAKADIKVEKVISDLTFDGFAEHWREHGFRNIVTMVGAGISTSAGIPDFRSPGSGLYSNLKKYKLPHPTAIFDLDYFEKNPAPFFALAKELYPGSFIPTPAHYFVRLLNDKGLLQRHYTQNIDTLDRLTGLPEDKIIEAHGSFHTNHCIKCRREYDMAWMKAEIFADRLPKCKKCNGVVKPDIVFFGENLPQRFYTSPDEDFQDCDLLIIMGTSLEVQPFASLVQRPGRRCLRLLINRDAVGQASFVPFMDPHERSLLFDRPNNTRDVAFLGDCDAGVMALAKALGWEEELQQLITSERKKLIGSQNSEEPQPHKEKPHADPEEKASGSRNKKDASL; this comes from the exons ATGAGCGACTCCGAGAAAAAGACGGAAGAACACCCGACGACGAGCTCGAATTCCTCATCCAGTGACGAAGAGGATGCCCCAG ACGCCACAATGGATATGATTCGACGCTTCTTTGCAAACACTCTTAGTCTGGGTGGCTCCACGGACGCAAAGGCAGACATTAAAGTGGAGAAG GTTATTTCAGATTTGACTTTTGACGGCTTTGCCGAACATTGGCGTGAGCATGGATTCCGCAATATTGTGACCATGGTGGGAGCCGGCATTTCAACAT CTGCTGGCATTCCGGACTTCAGATCCCCAGGTTCCGGGCTGTACAGCAATCTGAAAAAATACAAGCTGCCACATCCCACGGCCATATTCGATCTGGACTACTTCGAAAAGAATCCGGCGCCGTTCTTTGCACTGGCCAAGGAACTCTACCCTGGATCCTTTATTCCCACGCCGGCCCACTACTTTGTCCGTTTGCTGAACGACAAGGGACTGCTTCAGCGCCACTATACCCAGAACATAGACACGTTAGACCGGCTTACAGGTCTACCCGAGGACAAGATCATTGAGGCCCATGGCAGCTTTCACACCAACCACTGCATTAAGTGCCGCAGGGAGTACGACATGGCCTGGATGAAGGCGGAGATCTTTGCTGATCGTCTGCCCAAATGCAAAAAGTGCAATGGAGTTGTTAAGCCAGACATTGTTTTCTTTGGCGAAAACCTGCCGCAGAGATTTTACACCAGTCCCGACGAGGACTTTCAGGATTGCGATCTACTGATCATCATGGGCACCTCATTGGAAGTGCAGCCGTTTGCTTCACTGGTGCAGAGACCAGGACGTCGTTGCCTTCGCCTGTTGATCAATCGCGATGCAGTGGGTCAGGCCAGCTTTGTGCCCTTTATGGATCCTCATGAGCGATCGCTACTCTTCGACAGGCCTAATAACACAAGGGATGTGGCCTTTCTGGGTGACTGTGATGCTGGAGTAATGGCTCTGGCCAAAGCCTTGGGCTGGGAGGaagagctgcagcagctcatTACTAGCGAAAGAAAGAAACTGATCGGCAGCCAGAATAGCGAGGAGCCGCAACCACACAAAGAGAAACCGCATGCGGACCCGGAAGAGAAGGCTTCGGGCAGTCGGAACAAGAAGGATGCTTCGCTTTAG
- the LOC122622301 gene encoding zinc finger protein 271 isoform X1, translated as MHLNHATAATAAMANYQHYQLPASHGGGGGGGGGGGGGSNGGSGPGPNSGQQQPTTLASLQQSPFALHQLTAVQAIQHPTHQAMLHPQHPLVHLLDISTTTANSGGGGGGSHTPISPMKQEVQSVISEEEVVVDDPRKKKQCHVCKNKFRQLTTLRNHMKIHTDERPYKCKHCDKAFRQISTLTNHVKIHTGEKPFTCNICAKDFRQQSTLINHIKTHKAAESSTPTSLLNYQPQTGSGKHRKSQMHQAYQQQHQRVQISKTLYSGSYSSPAAEELVKPFQCSVCKRRFPQLSTLHNHERTHIDPKPYKCETCDKSFSQLATLANHKKIHTGDKPYTCSYCHMQFRQQSTLTNHLKTHTHQIAPGGAGGVGGGGGAVTATVDHSMPAPLAPGTQQLTSGLLPNNLHGSTANIIQLDHHPLLHFLDGSTTVSSVSTAAANTKVEHFQTGGSPSGRMTVVGTINMLKGDNPDRPFGCSVCQRFFSQQSTLVNHIKTHTGEKPYKCKICEVNFRQVATLNNHMKIHTGEKPYNCSYCPKQFRQKSTLQNHLRVHTC; from the exons ATGCATCTGAACCATGCGACAGCCGCCACGGCAGCCATGGCCAACTATCAGCACTACCAACTGCCAGCCTCTcatggcggtggtggcggaggaggaggtggcggtggaggagggAGCAATGGTGGATCTGGGCCCGGTCCCAATTCTGGACAGCAGCAGCCCACCACACTGGCCAGCCTCCAACAGAGTCCCTTTGCCCTGCACCAACTTACCGCCGTGCAGGCCATCCAGCACCCCACCCACCAAGCCATGCTCCATCCACAGCACCCGCTGGTCCATTTGCTGGACATATCCACCACCACAGCGAACagtggcggtggaggcggGGGCAGCCACACGCCCATTTCGCCCATGAAACAGGAGGTGCAGAGCGTCATTagcgaggaggaggtggtggtaGACGATCCGCGCAAGAAGAAACAGTGCCACGTGTGCAAGAACAAGTTCCGGCAGCTGACCACGTTACGCAACCACATGAAGATCCACACGGACGAGCGGCCCTACAAGTGCAAACACTGCGACAAGGCCTTCCGCCAGATCTCGACGCTGACCAACCACGTAAAAATCCATACCGGAGAGAAGCCGTTCACCTGCAACATCTGCGCTAAGGACTTTCGCCAGCAGAGCACCTTGATCAATCACATCAAGACGCACAAGG CGGCGGAGTCCAGCACGCCAACTTCCCTATTGAACTATCAACCGCAGACTGGCAGCGGAAAACACCGGAAGTCCCAGATGCACCAGgcctaccagcagcagcatcagcgcGTCCAAATCTCAAAGACCTTGTACTCCGGCAGCTACAGCTCGCCGGCGGCCGAGGAGCTGGTGAAGCCGTTCCAGTGCAGCGTTTGCAAGCGCCGCTTTCCGCAGCTGAGCACGCTGCACAACCACGAGCGGACCCACATCGATCCTAAGCCGTACAAGTGCGAAACGTGCGACAAGTCCTTTAGCCAGCTGGCAACGCTGGCCAACCACAAGAAGATCCACACGGGCGACAAGCCGTACACGTGTTCCTACTGCCACATGCAGTTCCGCCAGCAGAGCACCCTTACCAACCACTTAAAGACGCACACGCATCAGATCGCACCTGGAGGCGCCGGTGGAGTaggaggcggcggaggcgcCGTCACAGCCACAG TGGATCACTCAATGCCCGCTCCTCTGGCACCCGGGACGCAGCAGCTAACCAGTGGGCTGTTGCCGAACAACCTGCACGGCAGCACGGCGAACATCATCCAGCTGGACCACCATCCGCTACTGCATTTCCTCGACGGCAGCACCACGGTCAGCTCGGTCAGCACGGCGGCGGCCAACACCAAGGTGGAGCATTTCCAAACGGGCGGTTCGCCGTCGGGGCGGATGACCGTGGTGGGCACCATCAACATGCTGAAGGGCGACAATCCCGACCGACCGTTCGGCTGCAGCGTTTGCCAGCGGTTCTTCTCGCAGCAGAGCACCTTGGTCAATCACATCAAGACGCACACCGGAGAGAAGCCGTACAAGTGCAAGATCTGCGAGGTCAACTTCCGCCAGGTGGCCACGCTCAACAACCACATGAAGATCCATACCGGCGAAAAGCCCTACAACTGTTCCTACTGCCCCAAACAGTTCCGGCAAAAGAGCACGCTGCAAAACCACCTGCGGGTGCACACCTGCTAG
- the LOC122622301 gene encoding zinc finger protein 501 isoform X2, whose translation MHLNHATAATAAMANYQHYQLPASHGGGGGGGGGGGGGSNGGSGPGPNSGQQQPTTLASLQQSPFALHQLTAVQAIQHPTHQAMLHPQHPLVHLLDISTTTANSGGGGGGSHTPISPMKQEVQSVISEEEVVVDDPRKKKQCHVCKNKFRQLTTLRNHMKIHTDERPYKCKHCDKAFRQISTLTNHVKIHTGEKPFTCNICAKDFRQQSTLINHIKTHKAAESSTPTSLLNYQPQTGSGKHRKSQMHQAYQQQHQRVQISKTLYSGSYSSPAAEELVKPFQCSVCKRRFPQLSTLHNHERTHIDPKPYKCETCDKSFSQLATLANHKKIHTGDKPYTCSYCHMQFRQQSTLTNHLKTHTHQIAPGGAGGVGGGGGAVTATAFI comes from the exons ATGCATCTGAACCATGCGACAGCCGCCACGGCAGCCATGGCCAACTATCAGCACTACCAACTGCCAGCCTCTcatggcggtggtggcggaggaggaggtggcggtggaggagggAGCAATGGTGGATCTGGGCCCGGTCCCAATTCTGGACAGCAGCAGCCCACCACACTGGCCAGCCTCCAACAGAGTCCCTTTGCCCTGCACCAACTTACCGCCGTGCAGGCCATCCAGCACCCCACCCACCAAGCCATGCTCCATCCACAGCACCCGCTGGTCCATTTGCTGGACATATCCACCACCACAGCGAACagtggcggtggaggcggGGGCAGCCACACGCCCATTTCGCCCATGAAACAGGAGGTGCAGAGCGTCATTagcgaggaggaggtggtggtaGACGATCCGCGCAAGAAGAAACAGTGCCACGTGTGCAAGAACAAGTTCCGGCAGCTGACCACGTTACGCAACCACATGAAGATCCACACGGACGAGCGGCCCTACAAGTGCAAACACTGCGACAAGGCCTTCCGCCAGATCTCGACGCTGACCAACCACGTAAAAATCCATACCGGAGAGAAGCCGTTCACCTGCAACATCTGCGCTAAGGACTTTCGCCAGCAGAGCACCTTGATCAATCACATCAAGACGCACAAGG CGGCGGAGTCCAGCACGCCAACTTCCCTATTGAACTATCAACCGCAGACTGGCAGCGGAAAACACCGGAAGTCCCAGATGCACCAGgcctaccagcagcagcatcagcgcGTCCAAATCTCAAAGACCTTGTACTCCGGCAGCTACAGCTCGCCGGCGGCCGAGGAGCTGGTGAAGCCGTTCCAGTGCAGCGTTTGCAAGCGCCGCTTTCCGCAGCTGAGCACGCTGCACAACCACGAGCGGACCCACATCGATCCTAAGCCGTACAAGTGCGAAACGTGCGACAAGTCCTTTAGCCAGCTGGCAACGCTGGCCAACCACAAGAAGATCCACACGGGCGACAAGCCGTACACGTGTTCCTACTGCCACATGCAGTTCCGCCAGCAGAGCACCCTTACCAACCACTTAAAGACGCACACGCATCAGATCGCACCTGGAGGCGCCGGTGGAGTaggaggcggcggaggcgcCGTCACAGCCACAG cttttatttaa